A single region of the Streptomyces sp. NBC_00236 genome encodes:
- a CDS encoding vWA domain-containing protein: MPIDFNKVPAGLVSLAKTAAVSLEKKGLNGERAAVYLVLDRSGSMRSYYRDGSVQHLAEQALGLSVNLDDDGTVPVVFFDSDAHPVVDVSLDTYEGSINRIHDSLGHMGTTNYAAAMLEVIEHYVQSGATDPAFVIFQTDGSPDSKRETEKILCDAARLPIFWQFIGYGSDPFKFLRKLDDLKVPQKRVVDNAGFFPAGRNPKALSDATLYDELMGEYPDWLKAAEAAGILRRPDPLD, from the coding sequence ATGCCGATCGACTTCAACAAGGTCCCCGCCGGCCTTGTCAGCCTTGCGAAGACCGCAGCCGTCAGCCTGGAGAAGAAGGGGCTGAACGGAGAGCGGGCAGCCGTCTACCTCGTACTCGACCGGTCCGGCAGCATGCGCTCCTACTACCGCGACGGCAGTGTTCAGCACCTTGCCGAGCAGGCCCTCGGCCTCTCGGTGAACCTGGACGACGACGGCACAGTGCCCGTTGTCTTCTTCGACTCCGACGCCCATCCCGTCGTCGATGTCAGCCTCGACACCTACGAGGGGAGCATCAACCGGATACACGACAGTCTCGGCCACATGGGCACGACCAACTACGCCGCGGCCATGCTCGAAGTCATCGAGCACTACGTTCAGTCCGGGGCAACCGACCCGGCGTTCGTCATCTTCCAAACAGACGGATCGCCCGACTCGAAGAGGGAGACGGAGAAGATCCTCTGCGACGCTGCGCGGCTCCCGATCTTCTGGCAGTTCATCGGGTACGGCAGCGACCCGTTCAAGTTCCTGCGGAAGCTCGACGACCTGAAGGTTCCGCAGAAGCGCGTCGTCGACAATGCGGGCTTCTTCCCGGCCGGGCGGAACCCGAAGGCCCTGTCTGATGCAACCCTTTACGACGAGCTGATGGGCGAGTACCCGGACTGGCTGAAGGCCGCCGAGGCGGCCGGCATTCTCCGCCGGCCGGACCCGCTTGACTGA